A region of Agrobacterium vitis DNA encodes the following proteins:
- a CDS encoding LysR family transcriptional regulator codes for MNLRQVEAFRAVMLTGQMTAAAELMLVTQPAVSRLIKDFEHATGLHLFERRGNHIIPTQEATTLWKEVDRAFVGLNHIANLAADIGRQAAGTLRIAAMPALANGLLPRFLAQFLHDKPNLQASLTGLPSTMVMEAVASGRADIGYADGPSDRPGFLLETRSLAAIVAVPMGHRLAGLERITPPDLAGERIIKQETGTLFAMRVDVALGGIQRRPSLEVSLSHTALSLVREGAGIAIIDPAAAIEFKDRIVLRPFSIFIDAGFLLVRSNNAAPSTIVDRFATEFWSFHDDLMSQNGLMCSA; via the coding sequence ATGAACCTAAGGCAGGTTGAGGCATTTCGGGCCGTCATGTTGACTGGGCAGATGACAGCGGCAGCAGAGCTGATGTTGGTGACCCAGCCAGCCGTCAGCCGGCTTATCAAGGACTTCGAGCATGCAACCGGGCTTCATTTGTTCGAAAGGCGCGGAAACCACATAATTCCCACACAGGAGGCGACGACCCTCTGGAAAGAGGTCGACAGGGCATTCGTCGGGCTCAATCACATTGCCAACCTTGCGGCCGATATCGGCAGACAGGCGGCCGGCACCCTTCGCATAGCTGCGATGCCTGCTCTGGCGAACGGCCTTCTGCCACGGTTTCTCGCTCAGTTCCTGCATGACAAACCAAACCTGCAAGCGTCATTGACAGGCCTTCCTTCCACCATGGTCATGGAGGCTGTCGCTTCCGGCCGGGCCGACATTGGCTATGCCGACGGCCCTTCGGATCGTCCCGGCTTTCTTCTGGAAACCCGTTCGCTTGCTGCAATCGTTGCTGTTCCGATGGGACACAGGCTCGCCGGTCTCGAGCGGATAACTCCTCCGGACCTGGCTGGCGAACGGATCATAAAGCAGGAAACTGGCACACTCTTCGCCATGCGAGTTGACGTCGCTCTTGGCGGCATCCAACGGCGACCCTCTCTCGAAGTGAGCCTGTCGCATACGGCACTCAGTCTGGTCCGAGAAGGGGCGGGAATTGCAATAATCGATCCCGCCGCAGCCATCGAGTTCAAAGACAGGATTGTGCTGCGGCCTTTCTCGATTTTCATCGATGCAGGGTTCCTATTGGTACGTTCAAACAACGCAGCACCTTCGACCATAGTGGATCGTTTCGCGACCGAATTCTGGAGCTTCCACGATGACTTGATGTCACAAAACGGTCTGATGTGTTCGGCGTGA
- the traR gene encoding autoinducer-binding transcriptional regulator TraR, translated as MQHWLDKLTDLTAIEGDGCILKTGLADVADHFGFTGYAYLHIQHKHIIAVTNYHHDWRSLYFDKKFDALDPVVKRARSRKQVFAWSGEQERPKLSEEERAFYAQAADFGIRSGITIPIRTANGSMSMFTLASERTAIPLDREIDAVAAAAAVGQLHARISFLRITPTAEDAAWLDPKEATYLRWIAVGKTMEEIADVEEVKYNSVRVKLREAMKRFDVRSKAHLTALAIKRKLI; from the coding sequence ATGCAGCATTGGCTGGACAAGCTGACCGATCTTACGGCAATTGAGGGCGATGGGTGCATCCTCAAAACAGGGCTGGCGGACGTCGCCGACCATTTCGGCTTCACCGGCTATGCTTATCTCCACATCCAGCACAAGCACATCATCGCCGTGACCAACTATCATCACGATTGGCGGTCGCTCTACTTCGACAAGAAATTCGACGCTCTCGACCCGGTCGTCAAACGCGCAAGATCCAGGAAGCAGGTCTTCGCCTGGTCTGGCGAACAGGAGAGGCCGAAGCTATCGGAGGAAGAACGCGCCTTCTATGCACAAGCGGCCGATTTTGGCATCCGCTCCGGCATCACCATCCCCATCAGGACCGCCAACGGTTCGATGTCGATGTTCACGCTGGCGTCGGAGAGGACGGCAATCCCGCTTGATCGGGAGATCGATGCGGTTGCAGCAGCGGCGGCCGTCGGGCAGCTCCATGCCCGCATCTCCTTCCTTCGGATCACGCCCACCGCTGAAGATGCCGCATGGCTCGATCCGAAAGAGGCGACCTATCTGAGATGGATTGCCGTCGGCAAGACGATGGAGGAGATCGCAGACGTGGAAGAGGTCAAGTACAATAGTGTCCGCGTCAAGCTTCGCGAGGCCATGAAGCGCTTCGACGTCCGCAGCAAAGCTCATCTCACCGCGCTCGCGATCAAAAGAAAACTGATTTGA